One window of the Pseudomonas sihuiensis genome contains the following:
- the rpsG gene encoding 30S ribosomal protein S7, which yields MPRRRVAAKREILDDPKYGSQILAKFMNHVMESGKKAVAERIVYGALDTVKARKNSDPLEIFEKALDAIAPLVEVKSRRVGGATYQVPVEVRPSRRNALAMRWLVDYARKRGEKSMALRLAGELLDAAEGKGAAVKKREDVHRMAEANKAFSHYRF from the coding sequence ATGCCAAGACGTCGTGTAGCAGCAAAACGTGAGATTCTCGACGATCCGAAGTACGGATCGCAGATTCTCGCCAAGTTCATGAACCACGTGATGGAAAGCGGCAAGAAGGCCGTGGCCGAGCGCATCGTTTACGGTGCTCTGGACACAGTCAAAGCACGCAAGAACAGCGATCCCCTGGAGATCTTCGAGAAAGCTCTCGACGCCATCGCTCCGCTGGTCGAAGTCAAGTCCCGCCGTGTAGGCGGTGCTACCTACCAGGTTCCGGTCGAAGTTCGTCCGTCGCGTCGTAACGCTCTGGCAATGCGCTGGCTCGTAGACTACGCCCGCAAGCGCGGCGAGAAGTCCATGGCTCTGCGTCTGGCTGGTGAGCTGCTGGATGCTGCTGAAGGCAAAGGCGCTGCTGTCAAGAAGCGTGAAGACGTGCACCGTATGGCTGAAGCCAACAAGGCTTTCTCGCACTACCGCTTCTAA
- the rpsL gene encoding 30S ribosomal protein S12, which translates to MATINQLVRQPRKRIVEKSDVPALQNCPQRRGVCTRVYTTTPKKPNSALRKVCRVRLTNGFEVSSYIGGEGHNLQEHSVVLIRGGRVKDLPGVRYHTVRGSLDTSGVKDRKQGRSKYGTKRPK; encoded by the coding sequence ATGGCAACTATCAACCAGCTGGTACGTCAGCCGCGTAAGCGTATCGTCGAGAAATCCGACGTACCTGCGCTGCAGAACTGCCCGCAACGTCGTGGCGTGTGCACTCGCGTGTACACCACTACGCCGAAAAAACCTAACTCGGCACTGCGTAAAGTATGCCGCGTGCGTCTGACCAACGGTTTCGAGGTTTCCTCGTACATCGGTGGTGAAGGCCACAACCTGCAAGAGCACAGCGTCGTGCTGATCCGTGGCGGTCGTGTAAAAGACCTTCCGGGTGTGCGCTACCACACCGTGCGTGGTTCGCTGGATACCTCCGGCGTCAAAGACCGTAAGCAAGGTCGTTCCAAGTACGGTACCAAGCGTCCGAAATAA